tttcccctaaaaaagtgtttccctcttcattaaatcattatatatatatatatatatatatatatatatatatatatatatatatatatatatatatatatatatatatatatatatattatatatatatagtattcctTATTTGAATAGTAAGTACGAATGTGTTTTTGAGTTCTTCTCATGTTTTCTTTTCTTACATGGTTTCTCTTTAATTATACATTCACAGTATATCATCAACAAATTTGGGTCTGTTGAGTTTAAAGGAGTATATGGAAAGTATAATAACTGCACAGTTATTACCGCATTGGCTTTTGGTGACAACCCCTTTACATTGGGTAGTGGAGGAACTCCTTTCCCACCTTATCCGAGTAGTGGAGGAACTATTTTCCCACCTTATCCGCTTGTGGGTAAAATTGAGGGATTTTTTGGCAAATTTGGGGATTACATTGACAGTATAGGAGTGATCCTATCTCCTAAATTTTAATAAGGCTCTCGAGTTTTACCTACCCTACTTGGAGATCGAATCATGCATgcatcaaattaaataaataagctaAGTTTGCGGGAACATTAGTATATATCATGTGTAATAACTTTCCTAGCTAGCTTGTATCAGTGTGTTGTGTTAAATAAGTTATGTGGTCGTGACACGATCTGAATAAGTTCCCTAGCTAATTTCATATATGTACTCTTTATCATATGCATGCATGCTTCtatgtataatatttattatatggaTGGATGGATATTTTCGGATTTCTTGTTACTAGCTTATTGTTTATCCTTGGGGGTGTTTGTTTGGCGATTGAAACTTGATTTTTTAATTATTACGTTTTTAAATCGCAAATAATCACTTTTAAGTGTTTGGCAAATTAAATGTAAAAAGTGATTTTTTACATTTTCAAGACTTGAAAACGCAAAAAAATGGAGAAGTGATGTATGGGTTACTGCATGAATAAGGCAGATCCTAGTTGAATCCTATGTTACTTTAATTTACTATTATAACCTTGCATATAGCTTAAAAGTTAAAACTCTTTTGTCGTATAGCTTCCCTTTTACTAACCTACCGTAGGATGCTCTACTCTTTTGTTTTCTCTTGGCCATCACAAATCAGTATTTTCGATACTGTTAATAAAATGACAATTCAATGTTTATTTCTTATTTCAGTATTAaacatataaattttgaatttcgtTAACAAATGTTCATTTTTACAGTGTGGTATATTTATCTCTGATTACTTTAATGAACAGTTTTTTGTTTAATTATGTACTACTATGTATTAAGTATTAAATCTATCTATACATTTTATATTTTTAGAAGGATGACCCTTTTAGtaattttatataataaagtaTCAAAACATATGATTTTCCAAACACTAAAAAATTGATTATCTGATTATTGCGATATCAAACAGCATAATCCAATCCAAACATCATTTTATTAAATCACGTTTTGAAACAGCTGATTATTTGCTTCTAATTATTTAAAACGCATAATCAAATTTCAAAACGCTAATCCAAAAACCCCCTTATTCATGTACTTCCTAATTTTTATTGAATACTTTATAAGTACCTTTTTTTCCCAAGACTAGCTTATGATATTAACcaattattaaattatataaaataaaattgtaTGTATCTGTTGCTTGACGGTACAGTAGAGGAACGAGTCTGGGTTTCAGCCAAGACttcccacaacaacaacaataacaacaatactcaatcctgcatctgcgaggtatgggggaggtgaaatgtatacaatccttcctctacactagaaatagaagagaagtcgtttctctaACCACGGGTCGAGAAAAGAATTCTCCACCCACGAGGGAGAGAAagtcatccccctctctactccagaGTAGAgagattatatagatatatataaattatttttttcTGATAGACAATagttctataaataaatataataccaACAAGAAGCTAGTAAAAGCACTACACttattctaaataataataataatttttatcacAGACCTGACAGTGACAAGCAATTAGGGATCTTGTTGGTCCCAAACTAACAAAAAGAAAGTTATAGATCTGGCAGTAACCGTCGCCCCTTTTCTCAGACCCAAATCCAAATTACCTACAAAACTAACATATCTGAATCGGTGATTACAATTGCGGCACTAGCTCTCCATTACGTTTCAAATTCATAATCAAAATCCAAATTTGTGGTGTTGTTGAATCTATTATGTTGCTCCTAATCCAAATCCTTTAGACCAGCGTACTTACCTCCAAATAAAGAACTTaaaataaatatgttaatatataactaATAAACCACAAAAGAAGGTCAAAATCAATGTTCTAAGAGTagcaatgttatatatatatatatatatatatatatatatatatatatatatatatatatatatatatatatatataaggctgCGATCCAGCGCTAAGCTGTATGTCCAGCGATAAGGGGATAAGCAGCTCTACGTCGTCAATCTTGTCATCCTTCTCTCATCGCCGCTGTTCTTCCTTCTTTCCTTGTTTTATTTTCCGTTCAAGGTAATTTACAGAGGtaagggtatttgtgtcttttcctttttatatttttatttttctttttcgttttattattttttaaattactGATTAGTTAATTCAATTTTCAGTTGTTTTTTTTCGATTCATTATTCGTCGTACTCATCCTTCATATTGAATTCATTGTTTCATCGTCGTCATCCTTCAATTTATTGATCTTCAATTGTTCGTTTTATAGTTCATTCTATCTCAATTCATTCAATGGCTTCCTCATCCAATTATTCTGCAGTTGATTCAGTTTCTTCGATGAGTATTAATCATCATGTATCTCCTAATGTTTCTGGAGTCGATATCGCTGATTCATCTGGTAagttttataattatttaatttttcATCTGTTACtgttttattttactttttatacTATCATTCATTCAATGTATGTTACTGTTTTATTCTCAATTTTATATAATCCAATACAGTTTTCATTAATAAATTATCATACATTATATGTATGTTATTGTTTAATACCTATACATTATGTGTTTTATCTTTACATGTTATCATACATCAGATTCATTTTACTGTAATACaatactatttttatcattatattaaCATACGTCATATGTATGTTATTTGTTTAATACGTATACATAATTTATGTTATCTTTTCTTAGATGTTATCATACATCAGATGCATTTTACTTTTCGATCCAAAACTTTTGTTATTTTTTTTCATGTTCTCGTGTTACTTATTATCGCACATCACATGTATGTTAATATTTTTTATTGTTCTtacttaggtttttttttttttttttttcagatgtTCTGAATGCTTCCCCTGTTATTGATGAACATAATCATATACTGAGTTCAGTTGAGCATCGAACTCCAAATGGTTCTAGGTTATGGTTTCCAGTAGTTCCTGTTACTTTAAAACCTGTTGTTGATTCTGTTTATCCTTCTTATGATCATTGCTTGCGATTCTATGAGAGTTATGCTGAATTTGCTGGATTTGATGTAAAGAAAGCTTCATTTAATAGGTTGGCTGATGGTACTATCAATTACGTTGTGTTCCGGTGTATCAGGTCAGGTGTTCCTAAAAGATTAGCTGTTGATACTCTTGTTAGTGATCCCTGTGTTGTTTCTAATCATGTTGATATATCAAAAAGGAATTCAAGTGTTATTTCTAATCATGCTGATGCTGTGAACAATAAAGCGAAATGTCAATCTAGGAAAGGTAAAGAAGTTGATGATAATCAGGTTAATGATGAAAACTCTTCGAATAAACCTCCTAAATTTGATAACCGTAAGTCTTCAACAATTAAGTGTGGTTGCGAGGCTAGTCTAAGGTGTAAACAGTAAGATATTCATTTTTAAGTTTTTTGAGGGGCACAATCATAAGCTCGTTTATGAAGCTAATAAGAATTCGTTGAATAAGAAGAGAAAGATGCGGTATTTTGATATGAACTTTGTTCAGGATCTTGCTTCGAAGTCTAATATTGGCCCTATGCTTGCTCATCATATTAACTGTGATATTAGTGGTGGTTATGATATGGTTGGTCCTACTAATGTAGATTACAAAAATTTTCGGCGTGATTTGCTAAGGCATATTGGTGAAACTGATGCTCACATTGTTATTGAAAATCTGCTAAGGAAGAAGGAGGTTTTACCCGATTTTACTTGCGAGTATAGATGTGATGAAGAAGGTTGTTTAACTGGTGTTTTTGGGCTGATCAGTTGTCTAAAATGAATTACAAAGAATTTGGTGACATTGTTTCATTTGATGCAACATATGGTACCAATAGGTATTTTTTTTTATGTGACATTGTTTTGTTTAACATTCATTAGTTGCATGTTAGCTCTTAATGTTGTTTAATTTTTAATTGGTTTTCTTTTTCAGGTACAATATGAGATTTGTTCCTATCACTGGTATTGATAATCACAAGAAGCTTGTTATATTTGGTGCTG
The window above is part of the Rutidosis leptorrhynchoides isolate AG116_Rl617_1_P2 chromosome 1, CSIRO_AGI_Rlap_v1, whole genome shotgun sequence genome. Proteins encoded here:
- the LOC139868441 gene encoding horcolin-like, with translation MASKCINKRYTKDGPWGGDGGHTEWQVMLSNEGVNPYRITKIVVTYTLDWGCVVALTFTYDDYLNKKQHDVKVGGQTPGHDIEYIINKFGSVEFKGVYGKYNNCTVITALAFGDNPFTLGSGGTPFPPYPSSGGTIFPPYPLVGKIEGFFGKFGDYIDSIGVILSPKF
- the LOC139868449 gene encoding uncharacterized protein — protein: MASSSNYSAVDSVSSMSINHHVSPNVSGVDIADSSDVLNASPVIDEHNHILSSVEHRTPNGSRLWFPVVPVTLKPVVDSVYPSYDHCLRFYESYAEFAGFDVKKASFNRLADGTINYVVFRCIRSGVPKRLAVDTLVSDPCVVSNHVDISKRNSSVISNHADAVNNKAKCQSRKGKEVDDNQVNDENSSNKPPKFDNRKSSTIKCGCEASLRCKQ